The genomic DNA CGCAGGCGAAGCTGACCGACGGACGGTGGTTCACACCGGGCAGGCGCGAAGTGGTCGTGTCGCAGCGCATGGCCGCGCGGTTCGCCGGCTTCGAGACCGGCGGAACGATCAAGACGGGCGCGGACCGGCTGACGGTGGTCGGGCATTTCGACGCCGGAGGCAGCGCCTTCGACAACGAAGCCTGGATGGACGCCGATGAAGCCCGTTCAATCTTTGACCGCGAACAGTACTCCAGCGTCCTGCTGCGTCCGCGCGATGCAGTCGCCGCCGCCGCGCTCGTGAAACGCATCGAAGCGGACAAACGGCTCGCTCTGCGCGCCGAACCGGAGATGGACTATTACTCCAAACAGACGATGACCGCCCTGCCGTTCAAATTCCTGGCGTACGTCCTCGGCATCGCCATGTCCATCGGCGCAGTGTTCGCCGCCATGAACACGATGTACGCCAGTGTCGCGGCGCGCACACGCGAGGTGGGCACGCTGCGGGTGCTCGGTTATTCGCGCAGTTCGATTGTGTTGTCCTTCATGATCGAGGGCGCGTTCCTCGCCGCGATGGGCGGTGTCCTCGGCGCGCTGCTCTCGCTGGGCGTCTATACCTATGTGGTGGTGGGCAAAATCCAGTTTGGCACCATGGATTTTCAATCGTTCGCCGAAACGGTTTTCCAGTTTCGTGTGACTCCCGATCTCATGCTGATCGGGTTCGCCTTTTCCGTGGTCATCGGTCTGGCGGGGAGCTTCCTGCCGTCCCTGCGCGCCGCGCGTCTGCCGGTGATTGCCGCGCTCAAATCAATATGAACGAAGAAAAGCTGAAACAGCTTCGCATCGCCGCGGGACAAAAGCGCCGGTCGTCCCGTCCGATGTGGGCGATCATCCTCGGCGTTGCCATCGTGACCGCCGTCGTGATCTTTTTCGCCGTGCCCCGGGCGTCGGACTCGGATCGCAGCGGTCTCAAATCGAATCGAAACCTCGGGTCGCAACCGGCCGGCGGGGACAATTCGCCGGGATTGGGCGGCGGCTTTGCCGGCACAAATACCGCTGCCGCTTCGTCGTCCACGGCGGGCAGGGTGGAAGGCTCGGTGTTGACCGTCAGCGGCTACATCGTGAACCGCGAGCGGATCGAACTCAGCCCGCGCTTTCTGGGTGTCGTAAAGTGGATCGGCGTGAAGAAGGGCGATGCGGTTACGAACGGCCAGGTGGTCGTGCTGCTCGACGATGCCGAGTACAAGGCGCGTCTCCACGAGACCGAGGGCCGGCTGGCCAACGCAAAGGTCGCCGTGGAAAAGGCGGAACTGGATTTCAAGCGGGCGCACGAGCTCGTCCGGCAGAACGTGGAGATGCAGAAGTCGGAGGACGACGCGCGTCTGCAACTGGACGCAATGCGCGCCACGGTGAAGGAGGTCGAAGGCCAGGTCGAACTCATCCGGACGTATCTCGACTGGACGGTCATCAAGTCACCCATCAACGGCGTGGTGCTGGAGAAACTGGTGAATCCCGACGAACTTGTTGTGCCGCAAAGTTTCGGCGGCACGCGTGGACCGAGCACGGCGCTGATTTCAGTCGCCGACCCGAAGGATTTGCAGGTGGAGATTGAATTGAACGAAGCCGATGTGGCGAAAGCGTTCCTCGGACAGAAATGCCGGGTCAGTCCCGAAGCCTATCCGGACAAGGCTTACGACGGCGTGGTGGTGGAAATGGCGCCGGAAGCCAACCGGCAAAAAGGTACGCTGCAACTGAAGGTGCAGATCAAGAACCCGGACCGTTACCTGACGCCCGAGTTGAGCGCCAAAGTGGATTTTCTCGCGAAGGACAAGGGGTCCGCCCAGTTGTCCGAGAAATGAGCGGACATTGCCCCACATTTGTGTAAATGCGAAACCGCCACTCGCAACGGTGCTAGATAGTCCTGTTTTCCTCCGCCAGCATGGAAACGGCCATCACTTTCTTTTCGGTTTCAAGGTTGTTCGCCATAAAATTTAATCTTGAGAAGTTCAGTTTAAGTATTTTTTTCGGAAATGTGTGCTGCCAATCTCTGCATGAAATCCCGCACCCGAATATAAACGTCGTGCGCTTCCGCTTCGTTGTAGCTGGAAATGCTGTGCATGGTGTTGTTCCTCCAAAATTCTTTGAACTTGTAGAGTTCGTCGGCCATCATTCGGCAAAATTTGATGAACTCCAATTCCTTTTTATTCCTTCTCCTACCCTTATCGTACCGATCCCGCCTTAGCCTAATCTTCTTTTCGATTTGTTCAATCAGTTCGTTCCAGCCACCGTGTTCAATCGGTCTGCCTTTTAACTTCACTTTAAGATGCGTGGCCAATGTGCGCATCCCAAATTCTGCCGCTCGCATGAGGTGAAATACAGCGGCAGTATTCAAATCCATGGCTAAACAATTACCAGCCAATCGAATTTCGTCTCTGGCTGATGGAAAAGCTTTCCTTGCCTGTTTTCCAAAAAGGTTTTTTTGTTCGAGAAATTCACTTTTTTTGTTTTCAATTATCACAAACTTCCAAACAGTAAGCTCGTTTAACACGGCCATTTTAAGCTCGAATAGTGCTTGGTGAATACTTTCCGCTGTAGCGAGTTTCTTTGCGTAATGTTTTGGATCAAGCAATAAATCTACGTTCATTACTCTCGATGTAACTTCCTCCCATCCCATTTTTTCACTCTCGCAATCGGCTCCAAAGAAATTGTTAAAATGCAGCCTGATTGATTTTGCTTCCTTTTTGGAAATCAATCTCCCCGCTGGATTC from Candidatus Angelobacter sp. includes the following:
- a CDS encoding ABC transporter permease, yielding MALPLKYNFRNVVVRWRATLATVLGIALVVAVVVLLRALARGIEATNANTGDPRNILVVRKGSQAESGSLVNREQFRTLRYFEEIARNERGEPLISAELVLIVSAQRRNGSGDANTLIRGITPRGMELRPQAKLTDGRWFTPGRREVVVSQRMAARFAGFETGGTIKTGADRLTVVGHFDAGGSAFDNEAWMDADEARSIFDREQYSSVLLRPRDAVAAAALVKRIEADKRLALRAEPEMDYYSKQTMTALPFKFLAYVLGIAMSIGAVFAAMNTMYASVAARTREVGTLRVLGYSRSSIVLSFMIEGAFLAAMGGVLGALLSLGVYTYVVVGKIQFGTMDFQSFAETVFQFRVTPDLMLIGFAFSVVIGLAGSFLPSLRAARLPVIAALKSI
- a CDS encoding efflux RND transporter periplasmic adaptor subunit, producing MNEEKLKQLRIAAGQKRRSSRPMWAIILGVAIVTAVVIFFAVPRASDSDRSGLKSNRNLGSQPAGGDNSPGLGGGFAGTNTAAASSSTAGRVEGSVLTVSGYIVNRERIELSPRFLGVVKWIGVKKGDAVTNGQVVVLLDDAEYKARLHETEGRLANAKVAVEKAELDFKRAHELVRQNVEMQKSEDDARLQLDAMRATVKEVEGQVELIRTYLDWTVIKSPINGVVLEKLVNPDELVVPQSFGGTRGPSTALISVADPKDLQVEIELNEADVAKAFLGQKCRVSPEAYPDKAYDGVVVEMAPEANRQKGTLQLKVQIKNPDRYLTPELSAKVDFLAKDKGSAQLSEK